In Paractinoplanes brasiliensis, the following proteins share a genomic window:
- the pyrF gene encoding orotidine-5'-phosphate decarboxylase has translation METFGKRLAEAMDKRGRLCVGIDPHAALLTRWGLTDDIAGLERFAHTVVEALADRVAVLKPQSAFFERFGSRGIGILESTIRQSREAGALVLLDVKRGDIGSTMAAYASAYLDPSSSLCADAITVSPYLGVGSLRPAFDAAAANGGGVFVLGLTSNPEGPSVQHAVAKDKRTVAQTVIDEISLLNAGAEPLGSFGLVIGATIGDTGHDLSRVNGPLLAPGLGAQGATPSDLRSVFGESLRTVLPSYSREVLAAGPGVAELRAAADRVAADCETALG, from the coding sequence ATGGAGACCTTCGGCAAGCGCCTCGCGGAGGCCATGGACAAGCGGGGCCGGCTCTGCGTCGGCATCGATCCGCACGCCGCCCTGCTGACCAGGTGGGGGCTTACCGACGACATCGCCGGCCTGGAACGCTTCGCCCATACGGTGGTCGAGGCACTGGCCGATCGGGTGGCCGTGCTCAAGCCGCAGTCCGCGTTTTTTGAGAGATTTGGGTCACGTGGCATCGGAATTCTTGAGTCAACTATCCGACAGTCCCGCGAGGCCGGTGCGCTGGTTCTTCTCGACGTGAAGCGCGGCGACATCGGCTCGACGATGGCCGCGTACGCGAGCGCCTATCTCGATCCGTCGAGTTCGCTGTGTGCCGACGCGATTACTGTGAGTCCCTATCTCGGAGTGGGCTCCCTGCGGCCGGCGTTCGACGCGGCGGCGGCGAACGGCGGCGGCGTGTTCGTCCTGGGCCTCACGTCCAATCCGGAGGGACCGTCCGTCCAGCATGCCGTCGCAAAGGACAAAAGGACCGTAGCGCAGACCGTGATCGATGAAATTTCCCTGCTCAACGCGGGTGCGGAGCCCCTCGGAAGCTTCGGGCTCGTAATCGGAGCGACAATCGGCGACACCGGACACGATCTGTCCCGGGTGAACGGTCCGCTGCTTGCTCCGGGGCTCGGCGCGCAGGGCGCCACCCCCTCCGACCTGCGGTCCGTCTTCGGTGAAAGCCTGCGCACCGTGCTGCCGTCGTACTCACGGGAAGTCCTCGCGGCGGGACCCGGCGTGGCCGAACTGCGGGCCGCCGCGGACCGTGTCGCGGCCGACTGTGAGACCGCTCTCGGGTGA
- the mihF gene encoding integration host factor, actinobacterial type yields the protein MPLPSLSPEQRKAALEKAAEVRKARAELKEQLKSGKTTLAAVLDRAEEDEVVGKLKVSAVLQALPGIGKIRATQIMEKLKIADSRRLRGLGDQQRKALLGEFAAN from the coding sequence GTGCCGCTCCCGTCACTGAGCCCCGAGCAGCGCAAGGCCGCGCTGGAAAAGGCCGCGGAAGTTCGCAAGGCTCGGGCTGAGCTGAAGGAACAGCTCAAGTCCGGCAAGACCACCCTCGCCGCTGTGCTTGACCGCGCGGAGGAGGACGAGGTCGTCGGCAAGCTGAAGGTCTCGGCCGTGCTTCAGGCGCTGCCGGGCATCGGCAAGATCCGCGCGACCCAGATCATGGAGAAGCTCAAGATCGCTGACAGCCGCCGGCTGCGTGGTCTGGGCGACCAGCAGCGCAAGGCCCTCCTGGGGGAGTTCGCTGCGAACTGA
- the gmk gene encoding guanylate kinase, with amino-acid sequence MDDDARPAARLTVLSGPSGVGKDSVIELIRARSPWIKLSVSVTTRKKRDYETDGEHYHFVTRSEFQRLIDGGQLLEWAEFAGNLYGTPRAQVEGWISQGRPVLLKIDLQGARQVRATMPDAQLVFLAPPSVEELKRRLVGRGTDDEETIRRRLAHADEELAAEKEFDRTVVNDFVERAADELVGLLGSSFLTPAQAPEH; translated from the coding sequence ATGGATGACGACGCGCGCCCGGCAGCCCGCCTCACCGTCCTGTCCGGCCCCTCCGGGGTCGGCAAGGACAGCGTGATCGAGCTGATCCGGGCGCGCTCGCCCTGGATCAAGCTGTCCGTGTCGGTGACGACGCGGAAGAAGCGCGACTACGAGACCGACGGCGAGCACTACCACTTCGTGACCCGGAGCGAGTTCCAGCGGCTGATCGACGGCGGTCAGCTTCTCGAGTGGGCCGAGTTCGCCGGCAACCTCTACGGCACGCCGCGAGCACAGGTCGAGGGGTGGATCTCGCAGGGCCGTCCGGTGCTGTTGAAGATCGACCTGCAGGGCGCCCGGCAGGTGCGGGCCACGATGCCCGACGCCCAGCTGGTGTTCCTGGCCCCGCCCAGCGTCGAGGAGCTCAAGCGCCGCCTGGTCGGCCGGGGCACCGACGACGAGGAAACGATCCGTCGCCGGCTGGCCCACGCCGACGAGGAACTGGCCGCCGAGAAGGAATTCGACCGGACCGTGGTCAACGACTTCGTCGAGCGGGCCGCCGACGAGCTGGTAGGATTGCTCGGTTCGTCATTTCTGACGCCCGCGCAAGCCCCAGAGCACTAG
- the rpoZ gene encoding DNA-directed RNA polymerase subunit omega, with protein sequence MGTIANPEGITNPPIDELLDKTSSKYSLVIFAAKRARQVNAYYSQLGEGLLEYVGPLVETTPQEKPLSIAMREINAGLLTAEATDNP encoded by the coding sequence GTGGGAACCATCGCGAACCCGGAAGGCATCACCAACCCGCCGATCGACGAACTGCTCGACAAGACCTCGTCGAAGTACTCGCTGGTGATCTTCGCGGCTAAGCGCGCCCGACAGGTCAACGCCTACTACAGCCAGCTCGGTGAGGGCCTCCTCGAGTACGTCGGCCCGCTGGTCGAGACCACGCCGCAGGAGAAGCCGCTCTCGATCGCCATGCGCGAGATCAACGCCGGCCTGCTGACCGCCGAGGCGACCGACAACCCGTGA
- the coaBC gene encoding bifunctional phosphopantothenoylcysteine decarboxylase/phosphopantothenate--cysteine ligase CoaBC: MTEVVLGVAGGIAAYKACELLRLFTESGDRVRVVPTAAALKFVGAPTWAALSGQPVATDVWDDAHEVPHVRIGRAAELVVVAPATADVLAKAAHGIADDLLTNTLLTATCPVVYAPAMHTEMWENPATQANVATLRARGAVVIEPAVGRLTGKDTGKGRLPDPAEIWELARRVRKRGLDRDLSRLHVVVTAGGTREPLDPVRFLGNRSSGKQGYALAKAAAARGARTTLIAANVTLPDPAGVDIVRVGTTEELRVAVVKAAVDADVVVMSAAPADFRPATVAEEKIKKTDDGTPAPIALVTNPDIAAELGASKRPGQVLVAFAAETHDAIEHARAKLIKKRADLIVVNEVGVDRVFGADHNEVTLLGADGSTAAYAELPKDDVADMIYDHVVRLLERQVADDGTA, from the coding sequence GTGACGGAAGTGGTGCTCGGAGTGGCCGGTGGCATCGCCGCCTACAAGGCCTGTGAACTGCTTCGCTTGTTCACCGAGTCGGGCGACCGGGTGCGGGTGGTCCCGACCGCCGCCGCGCTGAAGTTCGTCGGGGCGCCGACGTGGGCAGCGCTGTCCGGGCAGCCGGTGGCGACCGACGTGTGGGACGACGCGCACGAGGTGCCCCATGTGCGGATCGGGCGGGCGGCCGAGCTGGTCGTCGTCGCGCCCGCCACCGCCGACGTGCTGGCCAAGGCGGCGCACGGCATCGCTGACGACCTGCTGACCAACACGCTGCTGACGGCTACGTGCCCGGTCGTGTACGCGCCGGCCATGCACACCGAGATGTGGGAGAACCCGGCCACCCAGGCGAACGTCGCAACCCTGCGGGCTCGTGGCGCTGTGGTGATCGAGCCGGCCGTCGGACGGCTGACCGGCAAGGACACCGGCAAGGGGCGCCTGCCCGACCCGGCCGAGATCTGGGAGCTGGCGCGACGCGTACGGAAGCGCGGTCTTGATCGTGATCTGTCGAGGTTGCACGTCGTGGTGACGGCGGGCGGCACGCGCGAGCCGCTCGACCCCGTGCGGTTCCTCGGCAACCGGTCGTCCGGCAAGCAGGGGTATGCGCTGGCCAAGGCGGCCGCCGCCCGCGGTGCGCGGACGACGCTGATCGCGGCGAACGTGACACTGCCCGACCCGGCCGGGGTCGACATCGTGCGCGTCGGCACGACCGAGGAGCTGCGCGTCGCGGTGGTGAAGGCGGCCGTCGACGCCGACGTGGTGGTGATGTCGGCCGCCCCCGCCGACTTCCGGCCGGCCACCGTCGCCGAGGAAAAGATCAAGAAGACCGATGACGGGACGCCGGCGCCGATCGCGCTCGTGACGAACCCGGATATCGCGGCTGAGCTGGGCGCGAGCAAGCGGCCCGGACAGGTTCTGGTCGCCTTCGCGGCCGAGACGCACGACGCGATCGAGCACGCACGAGCGAAATTGATCAAGAAACGTGCCGACCTGATCGTCGTTAACGAGGTGGGAGTGGACCGCGTCTTCGGCGCCGACCACAATGAGGTCACGCTGCTGGGGGCCGACGGAAGCACGGCCGCTTACGCCGAACTCCCTAAAGACGATGTGGCCGATATGATTTACGACCATGTCGTGAGGCTGCTGGAACGCCAGGTCGCAGACGATGGGACGGCGTAG
- the metK gene encoding methionine adenosyltransferase encodes MARRLFTSESVTEGHPDKIADQISDGILDALLAQDPRSRVAVETLITTGQVHVAGEVTTQAYADIPSIVRDTILRIGYDSSKKGFDGASCGVSVSIGSQSPDIAQGVDSALELREGDSEHVLDAQGAGDQGMMFGFACSETPELMPLPIALAHRLARRLSAARKDGTIPYLRPDGKTQVTIEYDGLKPVRLDTVVVSSQHAADISLESLLTPDIREHVIAPELEGLGLDTDNYRLLVNPTGRFEIGGPMGDAGLTGRKIIVDTYGGYARHGGGAFSGKDPSKVDRSAAYAMRWVAKNVVAAGLAERCETQVAYAIGKAHPVSLFVETFGTENVPVERIEKAINEVFDLRPAAIIRDLDLMRPIYQQTAAYGHFGREIPELLWENTERAQDLKNAAA; translated from the coding sequence GTGGCACGCCGCCTGTTCACCTCCGAGTCGGTCACGGAAGGCCACCCGGACAAGATCGCTGACCAGATCAGCGACGGCATTCTCGACGCACTGCTGGCGCAGGACCCCCGCAGCCGCGTCGCGGTGGAAACGCTCATCACGACCGGCCAGGTGCACGTGGCGGGCGAGGTCACCACCCAGGCCTACGCCGACATCCCGAGCATCGTGCGCGACACGATCCTGCGGATCGGATACGACTCGTCGAAGAAGGGCTTCGACGGCGCCTCCTGCGGCGTCAGCGTCTCCATCGGGTCGCAGTCGCCCGACATCGCGCAGGGTGTCGACAGTGCCCTCGAGCTGCGCGAGGGCGACAGCGAGCACGTGCTCGACGCCCAGGGCGCCGGCGACCAGGGCATGATGTTCGGTTTCGCCTGCTCGGAGACCCCCGAGCTGATGCCGCTGCCGATCGCGCTGGCGCACCGCCTGGCCCGCCGCCTGTCGGCCGCCCGCAAGGACGGCACGATTCCCTACCTGCGGCCCGACGGCAAGACCCAGGTCACGATCGAGTACGACGGCCTCAAGCCGGTACGCCTCGACACCGTGGTCGTCTCGTCGCAGCACGCCGCCGACATCTCGCTCGAGTCGCTGCTGACTCCCGACATCCGCGAGCACGTGATCGCGCCCGAGCTCGAGGGCCTGGGGCTCGACACCGACAACTACCGTCTGCTGGTCAACCCGACCGGCCGCTTCGAGATCGGCGGCCCGATGGGTGACGCCGGCCTCACCGGTCGCAAGATCATCGTCGACACGTACGGCGGTTACGCGCGGCACGGCGGCGGCGCGTTCTCCGGCAAGGACCCGTCCAAGGTGGACCGGTCCGCGGCGTACGCGATGCGCTGGGTGGCCAAGAACGTCGTGGCGGCAGGCCTGGCCGAGCGCTGCGAGACCCAGGTCGCCTACGCGATCGGCAAGGCCCACCCGGTGTCGCTGTTCGTCGAGACGTTCGGCACCGAGAACGTGCCGGTCGAGCGGATCGAGAAGGCCATCAACGAGGTCTTCGACCTGCGCCCGGCCGCGATCATCCGCGACCTCGACCTGATGCGCCCGATCTACCAGCAGACGGCCGCCTACGGCCACTTCGGCCGCGAGATCCCGGAGCTGCTCTGGGAGAACACCGAGCGCGCGCAGGACCTGAAGAACGCCGCCGCCTGA
- a CDS encoding primosomal protein N', whose amino-acid sequence MATKGGRSERVPAERLPVARVCVDVPLAHLDRPFDYLVPAADDEAAQPGVRVRVRFAGQLISGFLLERAESSPHGGKLAYLDRVVSPERVLDPEIARAARAVADRYAGNLYDVLRLAVPPRHARVEGQASKTPESPSGDEPVEDTTAEGEDVAPASADAAPLSADGATAQANGKHTGAGQATDAEAERAAQTRAEQATDAEAERAAQTRAEQATHAAPQHVAHAGVKSAAHAAPAGGTPAGFEGGADPAVGEGSDGWGNYVAGRAFLRALAEGRNARAVWAALPGEEWASRIAEAAEATVRGGRGVVIVVADARDLDRVDRALGRALGPGRHVALNAALGPAERYRRFLAASRHQVPVVAGTRAAMWAPVAKLGLVVIWDDGDDLHAEPRSPYPHAREVLLTRAQLADCAALVGGFARTGEGQLLLETGWAREISAARDVLRRHAPAIAPTGDDPQMARDPAAATARLPSLVWETARQALKTGAPVLVQVPRRGYLPSIACNDCRTPARCPQCSGPLGLHGAREVPTCHWCGRAAAAYACPACGGRRLRASITGAKRTAEELGRAFPGSPVRTSGRDEILDTVPAEPAVVVATPGAEPAADGGYGAVLLLDAWALLTRSDLRAAEETMRRWLNAAALARPAAAGGRVVVVADGSLAPVQALIRWDPAWFAARELTERRELSFPPASRMASVTGKAEAVADFLDIAKLPPDTELLGPVPAAEEQERMLLRVPRSQLAPLARALHEAAAVRSAKKAPLTVRIEIDPSALF is encoded by the coding sequence ATGGCGACAAAGGGTGGACGCAGCGAACGGGTGCCGGCCGAGAGGCTCCCCGTGGCACGCGTGTGTGTTGACGTGCCCCTGGCCCACCTCGATCGCCCGTTCGACTACTTGGTGCCGGCGGCCGACGACGAAGCGGCCCAGCCGGGGGTCCGGGTGCGGGTTCGCTTCGCCGGGCAGCTGATCAGCGGCTTCCTGCTCGAGCGGGCGGAGTCCTCGCCCCACGGCGGCAAGCTGGCCTATCTCGACCGGGTGGTCTCGCCCGAACGGGTCCTCGACCCCGAGATCGCCCGAGCCGCGCGGGCCGTGGCCGACCGTTACGCGGGCAACCTCTACGACGTCCTCCGGCTGGCCGTCCCGCCACGCCACGCCCGGGTCGAGGGCCAAGCCTCAAAAACCCCCGAATCACCCTCCGGCGACGAACCGGTTGAGGACACGACCGCGGAGGGCGAAGACGTCGCCCCTGCAAGCGCAGACGCTGCCCCTCTGAGCGCAGACGGCGCCACAGCGCAGGCGAACGGCAAACACACAGGGGCGGGGCAGGCCACAGACGCGGAGGCGGAACGCGCCGCACAAACAAGGGCAGAACAGGCCACAGACGCGGAGGCAGAGCGCGCTGCACAAACAAGGGCAGAGCAGGCCACACACGCGGCGCCTCAGCATGTCGCTCACGCCGGGGTGAAGAGTGCGGCACACGCGGCGCCGGCGGGCGGCACACCCGCGGGATTCGAGGGTGGGGCTGACCCGGCCGTGGGTGAGGGTTCCGACGGGTGGGGCAACTACGTCGCCGGGCGGGCTTTTCTTCGGGCGCTGGCCGAGGGGCGCAACGCGCGGGCGGTCTGGGCGGCGCTGCCCGGGGAGGAGTGGGCGAGCCGCATCGCCGAGGCCGCTGAGGCGACCGTGCGCGGCGGGCGCGGCGTGGTGATCGTGGTGGCCGACGCCCGCGACCTGGATCGGGTCGACCGGGCCCTGGGCCGGGCGCTGGGTCCGGGCCGGCACGTGGCGCTGAACGCGGCGCTGGGCCCGGCCGAGCGGTACAGGCGGTTCCTGGCGGCCAGCCGGCATCAGGTGCCCGTCGTGGCCGGCACGAGGGCTGCCATGTGGGCGCCGGTGGCCAAGCTCGGGCTTGTGGTGATCTGGGACGACGGCGACGACCTGCACGCCGAGCCGCGGTCGCCGTACCCGCACGCGCGGGAGGTGCTGCTGACCCGGGCCCAGCTGGCTGACTGTGCGGCGCTGGTGGGGGGATTCGCTCGTACGGGCGAGGGGCAGCTGCTGCTCGAAACCGGCTGGGCCCGTGAGATCAGCGCCGCCCGCGACGTGCTCCGCCGGCACGCGCCGGCCATCGCCCCCACCGGGGACGACCCGCAGATGGCCCGCGATCCCGCCGCGGCCACCGCCCGGTTGCCCAGCCTGGTGTGGGAGACCGCCCGGCAGGCCCTCAAAACGGGCGCTCCGGTGCTGGTCCAGGTGCCCCGGCGCGGCTACCTGCCGTCGATCGCGTGCAACGACTGCCGCACCCCCGCGCGCTGTCCACAATGCTCAGGTCCGCTGGGTCTGCACGGGGCCCGGGAGGTTCCCACCTGCCACTGGTGCGGCCGGGCCGCTGCCGCCTACGCGTGCCCGGCTTGCGGCGGCCGGCGGCTGCGCGCCTCGATCACCGGGGCCAAACGTACGGCCGAGGAACTGGGCCGTGCTTTTCCGGGCTCGCCCGTACGCACGTCGGGCCGTGACGAGATCCTCGACACAGTGCCGGCCGAGCCCGCCGTCGTGGTCGCCACGCCCGGCGCCGAGCCGGCGGCCGACGGCGGCTACGGCGCTGTCCTGCTGCTGGACGCGTGGGCCCTGCTGACCCGTTCCGACCTGCGCGCGGCCGAGGAGACGATGCGCCGCTGGCTGAACGCGGCCGCCCTGGCCCGGCCCGCGGCGGCCGGCGGGCGCGTCGTCGTGGTGGCCGACGGTTCGCTGGCCCCGGTGCAGGCCCTGATCCGCTGGGATCCAGCCTGGTTCGCCGCGCGCGAGCTGACCGAACGCCGCGAGCTGTCGTTCCCGCCAGCCTCCCGGATGGCCAGCGTCACCGGCAAGGCCGAGGCGGTGGCCGACTTCCTCGACATCGCCAAGCTGCCACCCGACACCGAACTGCTCGGCCCCGTCCCCGCCGCCGAGGAGCAGGAACGCATGCTGCTGCGGGTTCCCCGCTCCCAGCTGGCGCCGCTGGCACGGGCCCTGCACGAGGCGGCGGCGGTCCGCAGCGCCAAGAAGGCCCCGCTCACCGTCCGGATCGAGATCGACCCGTCCGCGCTGTTCTGA
- the def gene encoding peptide deformylase — MTVQSIRLFGDPVLRTPADPVVDFDKELRTLVKDLTDSMLDEGGAGLAAPQIGVGLRVFTFDVDDVVGHIVNPVLSFPDDEEQDGPEGCLSIPGIYIDTKRRQNVVAAGFNEHGDPIQIVGTGLMARCVQHETDHLDGVLFLDRLDTAARKDAMKQIRAADWYDAGKPPTIKESPHGRGLFGLGR, encoded by the coding sequence GTGACCGTCCAGTCCATCCGTCTGTTCGGCGATCCGGTGCTCCGGACGCCGGCTGATCCCGTCGTCGACTTCGACAAGGAACTGCGCACCCTGGTCAAGGATCTGACCGACAGCATGCTCGACGAGGGCGGCGCCGGGCTGGCCGCTCCGCAGATCGGGGTCGGGCTGCGCGTGTTCACGTTCGACGTGGACGACGTGGTCGGGCACATCGTCAACCCGGTGCTGTCGTTCCCCGACGACGAGGAGCAGGACGGGCCGGAGGGCTGCCTGTCGATCCCGGGCATCTACATCGACACCAAGCGCCGGCAGAACGTCGTGGCCGCCGGGTTCAACGAGCACGGCGACCCGATCCAGATCGTCGGCACGGGGCTGATGGCGCGTTGCGTCCAGCACGAGACCGATCATCTCGACGGCGTGTTGTTCCTCGACCGGCTCGACACCGCCGCCCGGAAGGACGCCATGAAGCAGATCCGCGCCGCGGACTGGTACGACGCGGGCAAGCCGCCGACGATCAAGGAGAGCCCACACGGTCGTGGCCTCTTCGGTCTGGGGCGGTGA
- the fmt gene encoding methionyl-tRNA formyltransferase: MRLVFAGTPAVALPSLDAIAASGHELLAVVTRPDAPAGRGRRLVRSPAAAWADERGIDVLTPERPREPEFQERLRALAPDCVPVVAYGALVPPSALEIPKHGWVNLHFSLLPAWRGAAPVQHAVLHGDEVTGASVFELEAGLDTGPVYGTLTEDIRPTDTSGDLLERLATEGAGLLVAVLDAIEAGTARAHPQPADGITLAPKLTVEDARIRWGDPAFAVDRRIRACTPAPGAWTTLRDDRLKLGPVKPVANGPELAPGDLLVERTQVLVGTATTPVALGEVRAAGKKPMAATDWARGLRIQPGEKLQ; the protein is encoded by the coding sequence TTGCGCCTCGTTTTCGCCGGTACGCCGGCAGTGGCCCTGCCCAGTCTCGACGCGATCGCCGCCTCGGGGCACGAGTTGCTCGCCGTGGTCACGCGGCCCGACGCCCCAGCCGGACGGGGCCGCCGCCTGGTGCGCTCGCCCGCCGCCGCCTGGGCCGACGAGCGGGGCATCGACGTGCTCACGCCCGAGCGGCCGCGCGAGCCCGAGTTCCAGGAGCGTCTGCGCGCGCTCGCCCCCGACTGTGTGCCCGTCGTGGCGTACGGCGCGCTGGTGCCGCCGAGCGCCCTCGAGATCCCCAAGCACGGCTGGGTCAACCTGCACTTCTCGCTGCTGCCCGCCTGGCGCGGCGCCGCTCCCGTGCAGCACGCCGTCCTGCACGGTGACGAGGTGACCGGCGCGAGCGTGTTCGAGCTCGAGGCGGGCCTCGACACCGGCCCGGTCTACGGCACGCTGACCGAGGACATCCGCCCCACCGACACCTCTGGTGACCTGCTCGAACGGCTCGCCACCGAGGGGGCCGGGCTGCTTGTCGCGGTGCTCGACGCGATCGAGGCCGGCACGGCTCGCGCGCACCCGCAGCCGGCCGACGGCATCACCCTCGCGCCCAAGCTGACCGTGGAGGACGCGCGTATCCGCTGGGGCGACCCGGCGTTCGCGGTCGACCGGCGGATCCGGGCGTGCACCCCGGCGCCGGGCGCGTGGACGACCCTGCGTGACGACCGGCTCAAGCTGGGCCCGGTCAAGCCGGTGGCCAACGGCCCCGAGCTGGCGCCCGGTGATCTGCTGGTCGAGCGGACGCAGGTGCTCGTCGGCACGGCGACCACCCCGGTGGCGCTGGGCGAGGTCCGCGCCGCCGGCAAGAAGCCGATGGCGGCGACCGACTGGGCTCGTGGCCTGCGCATCCAGCCGGGGGAGAAGCTTCAGTGA
- a CDS encoding RsmB/NOP family class I SAM-dependent RNA methyltransferase, which produces MTEHKAGRPHGSGRPRRPGGPGFDRDARSGRAPRGGRPPSDPARQAAYEAIAAVHRDDAYANLVLPEILRGMALSGRDAAFATELTYGTLRLLGTLDLIVADAAGREVSRIDPPARDALRLGAYQLLHTRVPAHAAVNQTVDLVRSVAPGAAGFANAVMRTIAETPLDKWLERLAPDYETDPIGNLAVHHNHPEWIIRAFSEALGGDLADTTRLLIEDNQPPVVHLCARPGRADAVDLADEVGGVPGAFSPYAVYLNGGSPRELAAIREGRAHVQDEGSQLVAAALLAAPIEGQDARWLDLCAGPGGKTGLLGSIAAGRGAEVTAVEVAEHRARLVEQATEGMPVTVLPMDGRSVGRDPDLPEESFDRVLVDAPCTGLGSLRRRPESRWRRQPADLPPLTKLQRELLVAALRAVRPGGVVAYVTCSPHMVETQVTVTEGSRRSGVEVDFVDARPLLPPGMPGLGSGPTVQLWPHRHGTDAMFLAVLRRTS; this is translated from the coding sequence GTGACCGAGCACAAGGCAGGGCGGCCGCACGGGTCGGGACGCCCCCGGCGACCTGGTGGTCCGGGGTTCGACCGGGACGCGCGTTCGGGCCGGGCGCCCCGGGGCGGGCGGCCACCGTCGGATCCGGCGCGGCAGGCCGCGTACGAGGCGATTGCGGCTGTGCACCGCGATGACGCGTACGCGAACCTGGTGTTGCCCGAGATCTTGCGGGGGATGGCGCTCAGCGGACGGGATGCCGCGTTCGCGACCGAGCTGACCTACGGCACGTTGCGGCTGCTGGGCACCCTCGACCTGATCGTGGCCGACGCGGCCGGGCGCGAGGTGTCCCGGATCGACCCGCCGGCCCGCGACGCGCTGCGGCTGGGCGCCTACCAGCTGCTGCACACCCGGGTCCCCGCCCACGCCGCCGTCAACCAGACCGTTGACCTGGTGCGTTCGGTCGCGCCCGGCGCGGCGGGGTTCGCGAACGCGGTCATGCGCACGATCGCCGAGACGCCGCTGGACAAGTGGCTCGAACGGCTCGCGCCCGACTACGAGACCGACCCGATCGGCAACCTCGCGGTGCACCACAACCATCCCGAGTGGATCATCAGGGCGTTCTCCGAGGCGCTGGGTGGCGATCTGGCCGACACCACCCGGTTGCTGATCGAGGACAACCAGCCGCCGGTCGTGCACCTGTGCGCGCGTCCGGGGCGGGCCGACGCGGTCGACCTCGCCGATGAGGTGGGCGGCGTGCCGGGCGCTTTTTCCCCGTACGCGGTCTATCTGAACGGTGGCTCCCCGCGGGAACTCGCCGCGATCCGTGAGGGACGCGCGCACGTGCAGGACGAGGGCTCGCAGCTGGTGGCGGCCGCGTTGCTGGCAGCGCCGATCGAGGGGCAGGACGCCCGTTGGCTCGACCTCTGCGCGGGGCCGGGCGGCAAGACGGGCCTGCTCGGGTCGATCGCCGCCGGTCGCGGGGCCGAGGTGACCGCCGTCGAGGTCGCTGAGCACCGGGCCCGGCTGGTGGAGCAGGCCACCGAGGGCATGCCGGTGACCGTGCTGCCGATGGACGGCCGGTCGGTGGGCCGCGATCCCGACCTGCCCGAGGAGTCGTTCGACAGGGTGCTGGTCGACGCGCCGTGCACCGGGCTGGGTTCGTTGCGGCGGCGGCCCGAGTCGCGCTGGCGCCGGCAGCCGGCCGACCTGCCGCCGCTGACCAAGCTGCAGCGGGAGTTGCTGGTCGCGGCCCTGCGGGCGGTGCGGCCGGGCGGCGTGGTGGCCTATGTGACGTGCTCGCCGCACATGGTCGAGACCCAGGTGACCGTGACCGAGGGGTCGCGCCGCAGCGGGGTCGAGGTCGACTTCGTGGACGCGCGGCCGCTGCTGCCGCCGGGCATGCCGGGTCTCGGTTCGGGTCCGACGGTGCAGCTCTGGCCGCACCGCCACGGCACCGACGCCATGTTCCTGGCCGTCCTCCGGAGGACGAGTTAG
- the rpe gene encoding ribulose-phosphate 3-epimerase: MEPSLIIAPSILAADFARLADEVHAIEGSADWVHVDVMDNHFVPNLTIGLPVVQSLRKATSIPFDVHLMITDPERWAPGYAEAGAYNVTFHAEATDDPVALAKTLRAAGAKAGLAIDRDTSVEPYLDLLPHVDTVLIMTIKAGFGGQKFLPETLGKVREVRRRIDAGQLEVRLEVDGGIAADTIEQAAEAGADAFVAGTAVYGAQDPAEAIRKLRALAGAATGAGGVG; the protein is encoded by the coding sequence GTGGAGCCATCACTGATCATCGCGCCCAGCATCCTCGCCGCCGATTTCGCCCGCCTCGCCGACGAGGTGCACGCCATCGAGGGTTCGGCCGACTGGGTGCATGTCGACGTCATGGACAACCACTTCGTGCCCAATCTGACAATTGGCCTTCCGGTGGTGCAGAGTCTGCGCAAGGCGACCAGCATCCCGTTCGACGTGCATCTGATGATCACGGATCCCGAGCGCTGGGCGCCGGGTTACGCCGAGGCCGGGGCCTACAACGTCACCTTCCACGCCGAGGCCACCGACGACCCGGTCGCGCTGGCGAAAACCCTGCGTGCGGCGGGGGCCAAGGCCGGCCTGGCGATCGACCGGGACACGTCCGTCGAGCCCTATCTCGATCTGCTGCCCCATGTGGACACCGTGCTGATCATGACGATCAAGGCCGGGTTCGGCGGCCAGAAATTCCTGCCCGAGACGCTCGGCAAGGTACGCGAGGTACGCCGCCGTATCGATGCCGGTCAGCTCGAGGTGCGGCTGGAGGTGGACGGCGGCATCGCGGCGGACACAATTGAACAGGCCGCCGAGGCGGGCGCTGACGCCTTCGTGGCCGGCACGGCGGTCTACGGCGCGCAGGACCCGGCCGAGGCAATTCGTAAGCTGCGCGCACTGGCCGGAGCGGCCACGGGAGCGGGAGGAGTCGGATGA